Proteins encoded by one window of Blautia faecicola:
- a CDS encoding DUF3800 domain-containing protein gives MDTYKFYYDESEHSRKINYNTVTAPNYYDNFVTVVVGWAKEKEKEVFKKYEDFENKYADRKDGNGELKSTTLKQKKFECGFASLDKTNTQFIMDFLSIFDESTKLYFSVASKIEYLVLQLFIGYQNNFIIDADAVKYSITKALVAYRPQNVIQSIYDDNSKEFVEELKRFFRERIECNRSNMSLKEQENEAFENILHILDNNSAIPEFQWDYRMPFSGFAKYLQEEQIKNYALVLDKEGEKNEASRTMQAACEIGLSNVTEGNSKDNCGLRMADMMAGIISKLLKALCNELHYHSIAEGVEKKLLNAKWFQLNETQLDLYKRLYKIICEWDNVWYKSYAGIYSDDLVCFIGLLGYMTHFENKEQIINEKLEMQGEYFNGYVCQQLSDYFNRRRSKLPIDFIDKNDEEYFLNRRGAKVYFDITKQPVLEIAEGSQTEMVLSVGMDKLGIPLITISNDGNPICYRLPEELSDWTYTAIGMANMGENLFPSQVVFTKEKNRYFADIL, from the coding sequence AGATTTTGAAAATAAATATGCTGACCGTAAAGATGGAAATGGCGAATTAAAAAGTACAACTTTGAAGCAAAAGAAGTTTGAATGTGGATTTGCTTCGCTTGATAAAACCAACACACAGTTTATAATGGACTTCTTATCCATTTTTGATGAAAGTACCAAGTTGTATTTTTCTGTTGCAAGTAAGATAGAATATTTAGTCTTGCAACTTTTTATAGGTTATCAGAATAATTTCATTATAGATGCAGATGCAGTTAAGTATTCTATAACAAAGGCTCTTGTTGCGTATCGTCCACAGAATGTTATCCAAAGTATTTATGATGATAATTCAAAAGAATTTGTAGAGGAATTGAAAAGATTTTTTAGAGAACGAATTGAATGTAACCGTTCAAATATGAGTCTGAAAGAGCAGGAGAATGAAGCCTTTGAAAATATACTGCATATTTTAGACAATAATTCAGCTATTCCGGAATTTCAATGGGATTATCGTATGCCGTTTAGTGGTTTTGCGAAATACTTGCAGGAAGAACAGATTAAGAATTATGCCTTAGTTTTAGATAAAGAGGGAGAGAAGAACGAAGCCAGTAGAACAATGCAGGCTGCGTGTGAAATAGGGCTGTCTAATGTAACAGAGGGAAATTCAAAAGATAATTGCGGCTTGCGTATGGCGGATATGATGGCGGGTATCATTTCAAAGCTGTTAAAAGCCTTGTGTAATGAATTGCACTATCATTCCATTGCAGAGGGAGTAGAGAAAAAACTGTTAAATGCAAAATGGTTTCAGCTTAATGAAACTCAACTGGACTTATATAAAAGGTTATATAAGATAATTTGCGAATGGGATAATGTTTGGTATAAGTCGTATGCAGGAATTTATTCCGATGACTTGGTATGCTTTATAGGACTACTTGGTTATATGACTCATTTTGAGAACAAAGAACAGATTATCAATGAGAAACTTGAAATGCAGGGCGAATATTTTAATGGATATGTTTGTCAGCAGTTATCTGATTATTTTAACCGCAGGCGAAGCAAATTACCGATAGACTTTATTGATAAAAATGATGAGGAGTATTTCCTAAACCGTCGTGGAGCGAAAGTTTATTTTGATATTACGAAGCAACCTGTTCTTGAAATTGCTGAAGGCAGTCAAACGGAAATGGTTTTATCTGTTGGAATGGATAAATTGGGTATTCCGTTGATTACAATTTCAAATGATGGCAATCCGATTTGCTATCGCTTGCCGGAAGAATTGAGTGATTGGACATATACGGCTATTGGAATGGCGAATATGGGAGAAAATTTATTCCCGTCACAAGTTGTATTTACTAAAGAGAAGAACAGATATTTTGCTGATATTTTATAA